The following are from one region of the Sorghum bicolor cultivar BTx623 chromosome 2, Sorghum_bicolor_NCBIv3, whole genome shotgun sequence genome:
- the LOC8084580 gene encoding uncharacterized protein LOC8084580, with amino-acid sequence MVTFSGQGLQNFGPGPSPTHIPSLSSPTRAVTPSAAASLPRARDPGLRLSPAAGLPRAPAPAHPPRVISVSQLLGVSLVNASAAVPRASAIGSADPFSTAGEDRSAIRLASHRRRLANMYIRVKRNKTPYFIQCEPTETALSIKQKLHSLIDQPPINQQLLLWPSSDVLEDSKTLADQKAVKMVKSCMAERTEMKIEEGIERSNDMWRGAEHLGKFICWDLE; translated from the exons ATGGTCACGTTCAGTGGACAaggacttcaaaattttgg GCCCGGCCCATCTCCCACCCATATCCCCTCCCTCTCATCTCCCACCCGCGCTGTCaccccctccgccgccgccagccTGCCCCGCGCCCGCGATCCTGGCCTGCGCCTCTCCCCCGCCGCCGGCCTGCCccgcgcccccgcccccgcccatCCGCCGCGGGTCATCTCCGTCTCCCAGCTCCTCGGGGTCTCGCTTGTCAAcgccagcgccgccgtgccgcgcgCGTCCGCCATCGGCTCCGCCGACCCGTTTTCCACCGCAGGCGAAGACAGATCGGCGATCCGCCTG GCATCCCACCGGCGCAGGCTTGCAAACATGTATATCCGAGTGAAGCGTAACAAGACACCCTACTTCATTCAATGTGAACCAACAGAAACGGCTTTGAGCATCAAACAGAAGTTGCATTCGCTGATAGACCAACCTCCTATTAATCAGCAGTTGCTCTTGTGGCCCAGCAGTGATGTGCTTGAAGACTCAAAGACGCTGGCAGATCAAAAG GCTGTGAAAATGGTGAAATCTTGCATGGCTGAAAGGACAGAGATGAAAATTGAAGAAG GGATTGAGAGGAGCAACGACATGTGGAGAGGAGCAGAGCATCTTGGCAAATTCATTTGTTGGGACCTAGAGTAG